The following proteins are co-located in the Solanum pennellii chromosome 1, SPENNV200 genome:
- the LOC107020194 gene encoding ATP-dependent DNA helicase PIF1-like, producing the protein MRLTCGKVMGSEAERIASFDRWLLQIGDGSVYADKKMELIKLPPDISIAPSHNQLKSIVDAVYPSLLQNYNDPTYLKERAILTPKNEMVHDLNEKIMNIIPGEGRTYYSSDNVCKASVNTNEEDILYPTEFLNNLRFSGIPNHDIHLKVGSPVMLLRNLNQTEGLCNGTRLMITHLGKWSVNANIISGKNIGTTVTIPRIIMSPNDSKWPFKLNRRQLPLATCYAMTINKSQGQTLQTVGLYLPKQVFTHGQLYVAASRVTTREGLKILNADEDSEDHTHIKNIVYREIFQNVYPRLVETHDVTL; encoded by the coding sequence ATGCGTCTTACTTGTGGAAAAGTCATGGGTTCTGAAGCTGAAAGAATTGCAAGTTTTGATAGATGGTTATTGCAGATTGGAGATGGATCAGTTTATGCTGATAAAAAGATGGAACTCATTAAGCTACCGCCTGATATATCCATTGCACCATCACACAATCAATTGAAATCAATTGTAGATGCAGTATATCCATCTCTATTACAGAATTACAACGACCCGACATACTTGAAAGAAAGAGCCATACTAACACCAAAAAATGAAATGGTTCATGatctaaatgaaaaaataatgaatattataCCAGGGGAAGGAAGAACCTACTACAGCTCTGACAATGTGTGCAAAGCAAGTGTGAACACTAATGAGGAAGATATATTGTACCCCACTGAATTCCTTAATAACTTACGATTCTCAGGCATCCCTAACCATGATATACACTTAAAAGTAGGAAGTCCGGTTATGCTTCTTAGAAATCTCAATCAAACAGAAGGACTATGCAACGGTACAAGATTAATGATCACACATCTAGGAAAATGGTCTGTAAATGCAAACATCATATCTGGTAAGAACATCGGCACAACAGTCACAATACCCAGAATTATCATGTCTCCAAATGATTCAAAATGGCCATTCAAGCTTAACAGACGGCAACTTCCTTTAGCAACCTGTTATGCCATGACAATCAATAAAAGTCAAGGACAAACTCTTCAGACAGTTGGACTGTATCTTCCAAAACAGGTATTCACACATGGACAATTATATGTCGCAGCATCACGTGTAACAACAAGAGAAggattgaaaatattaaatgcaGACGAGGACAGTGAAGACCATACacacattaaaaatattgtttacaGAGAAATATTCCAGAATGTATATCCAAGACTTGTAGAAACACATGATGTCACGTTATAA
- the LOC107020202 gene encoding ATP-dependent DNA helicase PIF1-like, with translation MRKKGRAVGRIYFAHPASGERFYLRMLLNFVKGCTSFESIRRINGVDYKTFREACYALGLLDDDKEWNDCLSEAAQWASGNELRNLFVTILIHCQVSDSHKLWENNYNILSEEITSMQRKRLHLKDLKLTNKQIEAYSLLEIENMLIKQGRILRDIEGMPLQDNTLMRNVGNRLINEELDYDKGELKKMHDKSFKLLNSFQLPAYEAIISSVDNKEGRLFFIHGHGGTGKTFLWNKIISKIRSESKIVLPVATSGIAALLLPNGRTAHSRFHIPLDVTPESTCDIKQGSQLAELLKKTCLIIWDEAPMANKYCLEALDKSLRDILRDRYENSSDRPFGGLTIVCGGDFRQILPVIPKGTGADIVDASLNNSHLWPYFSIYELKENMRLTCGKVMGSEAERIASFDRWLLQIGDGSVYADKKMELIKLPPDISIAPSHNQLESIVDAVYPSLLQNYNDPTYLKERAILTPKNEMVHDLNEKIMNIIPGEGRTYYSSDNVCKASVNTNEEDILYPTEFLNNLRFSGIPNHDIHLKVGSPVMLLRNLNQTDGLCNGTRLMITHLGKWSVNANIISGKNIGTTVTIPRIIMSPND, from the coding sequence ATGAGGAAAAAAGGTCGGGCAGTTGGTAGAATCTATTTTGCACATCCAGCAAGTGGAGAGCGTTTTTATCTGCGCATGTTGTTAAATTTTGTCAAAGGCTGCACTTCATTTGAAAGCATAAGAAGAATTAATGGAGTAGATTATAAAACCTTTCGAGAGGCTTGCTACGCATTAGGTTTATTAGATGACGACAAGGAGTGGAATGACTGCTTGTCAGAGGCTGCACAATGGGCAAGTGGAAATGAACTGCGCAATCTATTTGTGACTATTCTTATTCACTGCCAAGTTTCAGATTCACACAAGCTTTGGGAGAATAACTACAACATATTATCAGAAGAAATCACATCGATGCAGAGAAAGCGTTTACATCTGAAAGATTTGAAACTAACTAACAAACAAATAGAAGCGTATTCCCTGTTAGAAATTGAAAACATGCTCATAAAACAGGGAAGAATTTTGCGAGACATAGAAGGAATGCCACTGCAAGATAATACATTAATGCGGAATGTGGGAAATCGCCTAATTAATGAAGAGCTAGACTATGACAAAGGTGAACTAAAAAAAATGCACGACAAATCATTTAAACTATTAAATAGTTTTCAATTACCGGCATATGAGGCAATAATATCATCCGTTGATAATAAAGAAGGcagattattttttatacacGGACATGGTGGTACAGGCAAGACATTTCTAtggaataaaattatttcaaaaatcagATCAGAATCAAAAATAGTTCTACCAGTCGCCACTTCAGGTATAGCCGCTTTATTGTTGCCGAACGGCAGGACTGCTCATTCGCGGTTCCATATTCCGCTTGACGTCACACCCGAGTCAACATGTGACATAAAACAAGGAAGCCAATTAGCAGAACTACTAAAGAAAACATGTTTGATAATTTGGGATGAAGCTCCAATGGCAAACAAATATTGTTTAGAAGCCTTAGACAAGAGCTTGAGGGACATTCTTCGAGATAGGTATGAAAATAGTTCTGACAGGCCTTTTGGGGGACTAACAATCGTGTGTGGTGGTGATTTCAGACAAATCCTGCCGGTAATTCCAAAAGGAACAGGAGCTGATATTGTTGATGCGTCGCTAAACAATTCGCACCTGTGGCCCTACTTTTCAATTTATGAACTGAAGGAAAATATGCGTCTTACTTGTGGAAAAGTCATGGGTTCTGAAGCTGAAAGAATTGCAAGTTTTGATAGATGGTTATTGCAGATTGGAGATGGATCAGTTTATGCTGATAAAAAGATGGAACTCATTAAGCTACCGCCTGATATATCCATTGCACCATCACACAATCAATTGGAATCAATTGTAGATGCAGTATATCCATCTCTATTACAGAATTACAACGACCCGACATACTTGAAAGAAAGAGCCATACTAACACCAAAAAATGAAATGGTTCATGatctaaatgaaaaaataatgaatattataCCAGGGGAAGGAAGAACCTACTACAGCTCTGACAATGTGTGCAAAGCAAGTGTGAACACTAATGAGGAAGATATATTGTACCCCACTGAATTCCTTAATAACTTACGATTCTCAGGCATCCCTAACCATGATATACACTTAAAAGTAGGAAGTCCGGTTATGCTTCTTAGAAATCTCAATCAAACAGACGGACTATGCAACGGTACAAGATTAATGATCACACATCTAGGAAAATGGTCTGTAAATGCAAACATCATATCTGGTAAGAACATCGGCACAACAGTCACAATACCCAGAATTATCATGTCTCCAAATGATTGA